The following is a genomic window from Nicotiana tabacum cultivar K326 chromosome 3, ASM71507v2, whole genome shotgun sequence.
AAGAAAAGTGAATTAGTTGTCCGATTTAGCTCCTGAAGTTGAATTTGATACTATTCGTTTGCCTACATTCAGATTTGTATTTGGTAGCATTTTGACTCATATTTAAAAATGTATGTTTTTTTGTCATTTTGATACGAGAAAATTTACTAGTATAATATATAGAATTTAATTAAGAGAAGTGAATTAAGTAGCCCTATATAGCTCCTAGAGTTGGTAAAATTTCACACTCGGTTATTCATAGCGTTATTGTACATTGGGATCTGTGGCGGAGTCAGGATTTCCGCTAAGGggattcaaaaaagaaaaaaggtaaaaAGAATTGCAGCTAGTGGGAAATGAACCAATAACCTTATACAAAGGtgttgaacccccttgaccactaaactatgcttttggattgtgttaacgggattcaaaacataatatatagaggtaaaaaatagattttgccttacgtatacagtataatttttcggcgaagggggttTGGGTGAACCCCGTTCCGCCCCTGTTTTGGATAAGCAGATGCAAAGCTAGGATTTCAACTTAATTGGTTCTGGATTTATAAACATGACTTCAAGTGTAAATAACTtggttttaaatttaatattcgtACGTGTTTAATGAATTTCTTAACACAAATACACTGTTTGAATAAAAATTACTAGGTTAGGCTGAACCAATAGGCGGGCTTCTAGCTTCGCCCTCCAATGATAAGCAAGAAGTTTCAAACAAATTGGGATTGACAAAGTGTTAAGTTTTGTATCTATGCGCAATTCAGTAGTGTTGGATAGACAAAGCGTCAAGCTGGCCCAGACACCATCTAAATGAAAAGTTCAGCTCCCATGTTGGTGTATATGAAGAAAATTAATTAATATAAACTTCAGTTTAATGTCGATTTTTGCTTTATTATGGTGTTCTTTAATCACCTTCAGGTGAAGGGTGATTAAGTGTGTCCATACTTCAGTTAGCCGGTCCTATAACCACTAGTTCCAATTGAACCATCAATGGTGGTTTCCTTTAAGGTGATCCTAATTTTACAAGATTAAAAGAGAAAGGGTCATATGGAACAAAAGAACATGTAAAACGACTGAAATATCAGAAACCAGTGTTATCAAAAGcaaaaagcgcaaaaaagctctaaggtcctttggggctttaagcgcaaaacGCAAATAAAGCAtgggctttaatgaaaaaaggcgtaactggagaaaaagtaaaaatatgcatATGTAGTCTAAGAACAATAATAAaaagcatgaataacaaatatatggacatgaaattttaaaaaaagattacgataaagtgaaatatcaattattTAATGTCGCCTTTTCAGGATTACACTCATTGGCAAGTAAAAGTATGTCTTATTGCCTTAATGCGACACTGAAGCACCCACAAAGCGAGGCGAatcgctcaacatgttttgagccttgcttcagggcttaagcgcgcctttgacaacactgtcAGAAACCAATACATTTGGACCTTGTAGAAGACTCAAATTTGTCCGTCTCAATGTAACATCTATATTTATTCTTTAGGTTAAAAAATGGCATCTACCACGGCCAGGTTCTTCAAAGGTGTAATTGTATAAAATGTAGTCCGAGCATCTTTCAATGAGATTATTGAAAGATCTCAAAGGCAAAAATATCAGGATATGCCTGAGCATCTTTCAATGAGAAAAAAATCTCAGGAAGAAAACTACAATTGCAGTTAAGTTGCAATCTGTGTTCAAGCTATGCTCGGAGTTCCTCTTTTTTGCAAGGGTACAACTGGGCATCTTTCAATGAGATTAAATATCAGGAGAAAAAATGAAAGTTGCAGTTaagcttcatttttcttgttaGATTGGTAACAGCTGGGAAGATAAAATCTTCATAGTCCGTGGAATCCTGAGAAAACATTTGTAAATGTAGTATGCAACTATGCATGCCCTCAAGTTCGTTGGATTTTCCATCTTTTTTAAAATCTTATGAAGTACTTGAAGAGCTTCCTCGGTAGATTATTTCTGGTTTCTATAACCTTGCAAAACTTCATTAGCTGCCATTTCTTGCCGGACCTTACACTAGTTTGATATACCAACTTTAAAAGGGGATTGCATTTTAGTTTCAAAGGAAAATTTGCCTTGATGTAGTTATATCTCTCAGTGCTAATGCAACGTTCACTACCTCATTTTATAAATGTATACTAGGTAAAACTTGAATTGGTTAGGATACTAAATATTGGTTTCTGAGCCTGCAATGGTTTGACTTTCAACATTCAGGGAGAATAATATTACCTTTTAGTTTTTCAGCATCATGTTTTAGTAGTCCGATTGAATATGTGGTTGCTTTGCCAAATCTGTGCTAGTTAATTGAACTGGTATACTTGAGCAAATTAATtagctgaattctagtttttgatGGAACATTTTTGTTATCTTATACTGTTGACTAGGGTACAATTCAAAAGTCTGATCAATGATTTTAGGTTCTATGATTTGCTTATGAGGTGTTTTTGTTGCTTGGTTTATGGGGACAGATCATTTGGGTACTTGAAAAGCATTAAAAGCACTCATCACAATCTGATGTATGCTTTCAGATGAGTTATAACGTTCTTTTCAGTACCGGATGGTAAGTTGGTCAGTGTGGCTTTCTATACGTTTTTGCTTGTTTCCTGCATTACTTTAATTGCAATTATGGTCTAAAAATATTTCATCTTTCATGCAAATACTAGTTGATTCACTTAGACTCAATTTAAATGATGGAAGACGAGTTAGCCACCTTTTTGCACTATAAACCCAATAGTTAGAACTTAGAAGTCCTCTTCGGTTGTAGGATAGGCAATTGGTCTCTTTATATGGTCTTGGGAAATTCTCACCTCATGAGGTAGCTTTTGAGGTTGAGTTAGTCCCAAGGTCCATTTCTTAATTCTTATCAAAATCTCTTTACTAGGATTGAATTTTGTTTGAATGCTCTATTTTTGAGTTTCACCAAGGATACATTGTGTGGTATAATATCTATGCACTACAAATGAAAAAGAAACCAGCATTGTGGACATAATTTTTTGGTTCCTTTTTTAACTTTCCATTTCTTGATCTCATAAATCATCTGATATTAGGAATGCTTTCGCCTATATTCATTTGCCAGGTTTAACATGGAAAGAACAACAACTAACAATAAATTCAATATTGGAGTTATATTCTTAAATAATGAAAAACAATGAAAAATTTACCTAATTATTCCTCTACTTTTTTGCCGTTTACATTTATTGTATGAAATTTTTATCTACTATTTGAAACAATAATGCAGAGACATTCTCTTCGAAATCTTAGCTTATATAAGGGCAAGAACTCTATATATACCATTGTTCAGCTAAAACCAATCAAATTATTTGGAAAATATTAgcaacagaaaaagaagaaataccAAATCAAAAGTCACTAGAGCATGTTTTGCAACTTTACCTCAATAAAGTTTTAAAAGAAAGTACATTTGTTACATTTCTTAGAAAAAAAGTGTTACAAGAATATACTTGGAAATCTGTTGTGTCCACGTGTTAAATTGCTAGACGTTCAAGTTGTAAACAATGTGAAGGCTTATTTAATAAAAGGATGTCATTTGAATGATCTGTAGAAATGGATATGAAACATAGCTTTACATTTTGCAACCGCTTTGCTGCAATGAAAGcaagaaaaaaaatattgaagCATTAAGGATTAAACTATTGAGTCTGTGTTAGTGAATGTCTGTAGGCAGTTGGCTAAGCTTGGTAATCTGACTGTCATGTATGGCCAATCGTTGCAATGTAATGATCCTATGGAACTTATGACTGATGTTACCTAGTATTTGACAAATAAATATCCTGTttgccaaagaaaaaaaaagaggattaAACTATTACTTATAGAAAAGGATGAAGGTGGTGTGTCTTCATTATTTTTTTGTATGCTGTTCTTATCTTATGGGCCTTCTATAAGAATATTCATTAATTTACAGGTAGTTACATCTTTATATCGAAATACTTTATATTCAACAACCTTCTGTTCAAATAGAAACATACCTTCTTCATTTAGATGGAAGTTAGAAACAGTTTACAACTCTATGAAACTGCAATGTTGATGTCAAGATGATGCCAGTAATAGAGAGCTTTTAGCACAAGCACCACAGACTTGTCAAGCCTGTTGGATAAACCAGTAGGAATTGCAGCCGGGGTTACAGAGAGGTTCACCTTGCTGTGGTGTAAAATTACAATATTCAGTATATAGTTTTTCAATGATACCATGTAAAATAGTATTCATTGAATTTCATAGCATCAGCTAACTGACTAGAAAAGGCCATTGATGGTCCATGCATTACAATTTGCTTCTACAAATATTTTTTTCTCCTCAGCATGTCTTGTGTTTTCATATGATTCCATTCAGGTCCTTTCTGCAAGTACCATAGTTCTTCTGTCAGCCGTGTTTGTTATGCTCATCCACCCGGTCATTGTTTCACCAGCATTTGCTAGTTTCCAAGCTGCAGCTAAGACTGGAGGGCCGGTAGCAGCAGCAGTAGGGAGTCGACTTGTTCGTAATGAACTACTAAGCAGTGCATGGACTGGTTTTTTTGCTGGTTGCCTGCACACGCTATCAGGTCCTGACCATCTTGCTGCTTTGGCTCCTTTGTCAATAGGCCGCACAAGGATGGAGAGTGCAGCAGTGGGAGCTCTCTGGGGCTGTGGTCACGATGCTGGGCAATTGATTTTTGGCTTGTTGTTTCTGCTCTTAAAGGACAGACTCCACATTGAAGTTATTCGTACATGGGGTACAAGAGTTGTAGGCTTCACCCTTCTTGTTATTGGAGCAATGGGAATTAGGGAAGCATCTGAAGCCCATACCCTGTATGTTGCCCTTGAAAATGGCGAGTCTGATGTTAGTGTATATAAAGGCATTGATGCTCCAGTTATTGGGAAGAAAAAGAAAGTAGGCTTTGCAACTTTTGCGACCGGCATTGTTCATGGGTTACAACCTGATGCACTGATGATAATCCTGCCCGCGCTTGCTTTGCCTTCTCGTTTGGCTGGTGCTGCTTTTTTGGGTATGTTCTTGGTTGGAACTGTTATGGCAATGGGAAGTTATACTGCTTTTATTGGCTCATGTAGTCAGGCATTGAAGGATAGGATTCCTAGAATTACTGAGAAGCTCACTTGGGCTTCTTCCCTTGTTGCAATTGGTTTAGGCCTTTGTATTATCATTAGCCAATTTTTTGGGTTTAGCCTGTATTAATTCTAATCCGGCGTTTCATTTGTTTATCTTCAATACTAGGTGATGTATTTTTTATGAGGATATATCTTTTTGATTGAAGATTCATCTTCATTAATGAGACGAGATCTTCAATTAGTCGGGTTGTGCAAAATTTTCAAACCGCCTCACCCCATCCGCATAGCATTTTTTTCTCTGGGTAATAAGACTTGAGAGTAAACAAATGATTCAAGATCCTTACATAAGCTAGTTTAGCTTGATAACTcagatagaacaaaacactctCAAAGCCAGGCTTCTATTCATATGTTGTCTTTAAAATCGAAGATAAAGTTGCTTTTTACTTCTGGTCACAGTTTTCGAATTTGTCATCTAGGACGACAAATACTAAATACTTATTGAGATATTTTTTATCATAATCAAGTTACCATTTGAAGTaagtacacacacacacacaaaattcTTATAACTAGCACCTACAAATGATTTGCTAATATTATTTATAATCttgtttaatatatattttttcctgaaaaatattttccacaacCAACCAAACATCAGAAAATATTTATTCATAAAAATATCTTCAATTCCACCAACATTCCccaaaaatagccattttcccaAAAAAGATTTTCTCATGGATTGCACTTACAAGATGAACATGATAAACTTCTAGCTACTGCAGCGTTGGAGTGAATCGAGTTCACTTTTCTATTGGCGAATAAATTCTATGGGTAATATTAAAGAGAACAAAACATAAACGGGACGCCAAAAAGACCAAAAGTGCTTCAATCTAATATGTTGGAACTTCATATATTAGCGTGAATTCTTGGAAACAGCTGATATCCAAGCAAAGTTAATGAACCGAGATGAGACAAAATCCACAGGCTATTTGTAAACAATCAGAGAATAAGCATTAAAATCCCTGCGATTTGCCAAAGAGTATGTACATTCCAACTAAgcaaaaaaggaaggaaaaaaatgGCAGCAAAACCCGTTAGAATCATATTCAACTTTAGGCACACAGAACCAATCGAGGTAGAAATGGCATACATGATTAGGCCTTAGGCCATAAGCAGTTGTTAATCAAAAGTCTCAGTTCATTTCTACAGAACGTATGCATCAAAAGGCTATTTCCAATTCAAGCCATCACCAAAGAAGCTGCTACACCGAAGAACGACGGGAATGCATGACCAAACGCACTATCCAGAAAACCAAATGCACTATCCCGAAAAGCATTATTGCAGAAGCCTCTTGTTTTGCGTCTATATCACTATTACTGTTTTTTGTTGATGTCATACAGCACACAAGCATCAGCCGCAGTTTTCATCTGAAACCAGAAAAGCGTCATATTGATAACAGCATTTAGCACTAGGCAAAGTGAACTCGGCAAATAAGATATATTACATATGCACAATTCTTCTACACTGTCAAAATCTAGCATAGGTAACAGTTGTCTACCTGGATAACATTAACAAATTGTTTGATTGCCCATCCAAATAGAAGAAGAGCAAGTAAGACCAGATAAATCCAACTTGTCGTTGCAGCATTTACAAGAACCTAAATATGAAATGCAGAAATGGTGAATCGGCTTCTTAAACACAAGGCAACAGAAATAGAAAGATATATAAGATCATAATAGCAATGGTCTTACATCAATAAGACTTTCAGTTTGGTTCCTTGCAAGAAGGAACAAGGTAATATAaagaacctggtcaataaaaacTAAGTCAGATGACAACTTCAGTCCAGAAAAAGAAGCTCTAAGCTTTTCAGGATCGATAGAGACAGTTACCTCACATGATACGCAACAATAGCCCATAAACATCCTATTTCCATAATAAAGCTTGAATAGCCAGCTACTGCTGTCTTTTACATCTTTATGACTTGTTTTTCCTACTAAGAAGGTACTGCAATaatatttgaagaaaattattcATCTGAGAACGCTCTGATCAATCAGAAGTCTAAAACACAAGATAAGAGAAAAGATAATGCAGCATCAATCCTCACTTAAAGGATATCGGTTAAGTGGAGAGTTAATTACCTATACATTTGCAACCAATGGCTGGAAATATCTAGAGCAAGCAATGACAAGAAAACTAGACCAGGCCTGGAAGCATGAGGACACGGGAGGAAATAAATCTTAAATATGCCAGAGCTTTTAACAATCCACAAGCTTACGCAAATAGGAGTCAATGAAACTACCTATAAACCTGCGAAAGAATCACCAGCAGACAGGCAGTGCTAACCCTGAAAAATCATACCGGCGCACATAAACAAGAAAGTAGAATTGAGATCTTTAATATGAAAGCAAgggaaaatattttaattattcaaCCACAAGGGTTTTGAGGGGATTGAGAGTTAGAAATGTGGCACTACCTATCTGTCACCATGTCCAAAACAGCCCCAAATGTTGAAGCTGAATCCATAGAGGAAAATTGACAATCAAAATACTTTTTCAGTTGCCTAAACAAATTGACAATCCAAAATATATGGCAGGTCTTACATATGAAACTCAAATAATGTCCATCAAAGCCAAACAACTGGGGGAAAAACTCACAGATGCTACACATTATTACCCAatgtaatttttcttctttttatgaaGTAATAAAATAAAGAGTATCCCGGTttactaagctcccgctatgggCGGGGTCCTAGGAAAGGCCGGACCACATTGGGTCTTATGCACGCAGCCTtacttgcatttctgcaagagctGTTTCCTCAGCTTGAACCCATGACCTCGTGGTTACTTGGCGGCAACTTTTTATGAAGTAATTAACCTGTATAAAATTTTAGCACACATATCACTAGTAACCAATAGCTTGAAATCCATAAAAGATTCAGTGAGGAAATGAAGTCACAAATCCTCAAGCAGTTACCTTTCAAATTAATACTTAGGTTTTTAATTGTCAAAGGGGTGTAAAAAAGTCtggattttaaaaaaaaggggggggggtcGGGGGGGGGGTATTGCACATTGTGTAAATTGTGCAACGAGAAGGGCAGGACTCGAGTAGATAAAAGATCATTAACGCATATTTAAATAGAAAATTTGATCTCAAAGTAGCACAAGGCAGAGAAGGCAACAGTTGGAATGTTGATTACATTCCAGAAGAAAGCTCAGTGATTGAGAGGTCCATGAAATGGTTGAACGTTTTATATGCTCTCTGGAATACTAAAGCTCCAGGGAAAATTATGTGCTTTGTATGGTTAGCTGTTAAGAAAGCCTGTCTGACTAAGGAAAATCAACAAAGAAGAGGCATACAACTTGTAAATAGATATTATTTGTGTGAGGAACATTTTGAAGACATCAATCCCCACTTTATGCATTTCCCTACCACTTCATAAATCATAAGTACGACAGATGTTTCTGAATATGATGGGAATGAAATGGGCTATGCCAAAATTAACAGTAGAAGTACTTCTTTGCTGGAGCAGGAAAGGGCTGCCTAAACAGTTAAAGAAAACTTGGAACACCATACCAGCTGCTATTTGGTGGTATATATGGAAAGAAACAAGAGGTGTTTTGAAGATAAGAGGAGCTCAACCCGGAGAACTACTGCATCCTAATGATTTCTTTTTGGTATAAATTGGAAGTAGCTGAAGGTGCTGAAACACTTACAGTTGAAGGTGCTGAAACACTTGCAAtttacagaaacttttgtatagATAGTCAGGGTTGATACgcttatgtttttctttttgaatgtACAGCACCTTCTTAGTGTTGTTTACCTGACATCGACAATACTTACCTATTAAAAAAAATGTTAGACGTTCATGTACATCCTAAACCAGCAATATATTGCCTCAACCAGATCCATTCTTGACACCTTAATTTGATTACTTAATCTAAGGCATATTTCTATATCTGCCTATATGAGCTTTAAAAGGTATAGCCAATTCTAACAACATATAAAGGGGGGTTGCAGTAAATTGATTCTTAAAAGCTCATCAATCATTCTCATAACGATTTTGTACCCAATCATTGCCATAATCATTTTCAAGATATAAATAATAACCACATGGCTCAAATTCAATGTAATATATACTAGTCGAATAGGAATAGATATAAATACATGTTTGCTTAGCTTTTCCCCAAAAAGGATTCTCACACTATGATAGTCTATTCAAATCAAATAGTTGCCATTATTCTCTAACACATAACCGCTGCCACCTTGTTCCCAAAGGTTCTCCACAATGTTGTTGTTCTTTCTCAAATAAccaagataaaaatcttagtgtGCAATCCCTAGGCCACTAAGACGTGGCAGCCAACAAGAATGGGTTTGGCCCACATTCTAGACCCTTAAGAAATATTGTTTTCTAATGTTATATGTAATGTTTTAGCCCAGTAGCCACGTActaattattctttttttttttgatttgcaccgggtgtccgagtctcttcgagccccgactaatcccgggggtgcacagaccctcggcaaggagtttcccgcaagtgcaccacggttaattcaggttttacccagtccgatggccctcagaaattgtttgcacccaatgggtttcgaacttgagaccttgaaagggagcaaaccccaaggctcaagtcaattgccaccaggCCAACCCCTGAGGGTTCACTTCCGTTTCCTTCTATGTGAAAAGAGTCCTCTAACTCTCCCCTAGATTAAAAGAAATCTCttaaaagttctttaaaatttGTCGGGTTATTACACACAAGCATCTATTTGATATTTCTAGGGGGATCCTGAGGGACTTTTGGCGGTTATTTAGAACCACAAATTCCGCCAATGGTTGCTCTTAAGCACAATGAGCTTAGCTTGGAATCAAGACTTGCAAACTCACTCATATGCTATGCTGTTGTTTTTTATTCTATTGATTTCAACCTTCCATTAGATAGCCCTGGATAAGATAGAGTTGCTTGCTCGAGAGAACAGAAATACCATTGCTCGTGAAGGACAAGATAGGATTGTAAGGCATGAACGTTTTGGGAAATGGCGGAAGCCATGAAGCAAAGGGAGTTTCAAATGCACCAGGATTACAGAGAAGGAACTGCTTCAGAGGCAAATGTTGCTGAAGATGCACTCACATGAGGACTAAAGGGTCACGAAGTAGGGAAATAATGATGATTCACTTACTCAGAGCTTTGGCCAATATGAGTTCACCTTGTACAAGCTTTATCGGGGAATTTCTCATCTTAGTAGGAGCTTCCAAAGAAATAGCTCAGACCAATCTCTACACAGTCTCCGATTGGCACTCCTTAATGCTGCAGGAAGTTCATCCTCTTATTATCAGCCAAGGTGATTGCTTGGTCTATTGTCGAAGCTCTTCGTCGTTCATAGACACACAATCTTCGTTCTTTCTTTACCGAATTCTTTgtaggtagagtcattctttcattctttatggtagatagagaaataaaagaaaaccttTTAGATAAAAATGTGCCGGTCAGGTACaggtttccttttttttttttccttttttttgataAAGTAAGGTAATAGGTCAGTTACATATAGGTTTCTAGTTCctcaggcaaaattctaggtttCATTTCTGTTTGTACCTCTGAATCCATACTTGTATTTATTCATTATTATTCTTCTAAGCTTAGTATTCTTTCAAAG
Proteins encoded in this region:
- the LOC107788432 gene encoding chloroplast protein FOR GROWTH AND FERTILITY 2, producing MEKLIYSTTTPFPSKLHLKPSPSLPRIRHVDFNLPSSLLSLESRRVNNSLSFKCLRDSSFSVTQNGHDKKPFTSPGFPNGSGSEPDFLKRITERISQQNKVLSASTIVLLSAVFVMLIHPVIVSPAFASFQAAAKTGGPVAAAVGSRLVRNELLSSAWTGFFAGCLHTLSGPDHLAALAPLSIGRTRMESAAVGALWGCGHDAGQLIFGLLFLLLKDRLHIEVIRTWGTRVVGFTLLVIGAMGIREASEAHTLYVALENGESDVSVYKGIDAPVIGKKKKVGFATFATGIVHGLQPDALMIILPALALPSRLAGAAFLGMFLVGTVMAMGSYTAFIGSCSQALKDRIPRITEKLTWASSLVAIGLGLCIIISQFFGFSLY
- the LOC107788433 gene encoding putative CDP-diacylglycerol--inositol 3-phosphatidyltransferase 2, giving the protein MADKTRTKPVNVYLYIPNIIGYLRILMNCVAFAVCFADKKLFSLLYFVSFVCDALDGWFARKFNQASTFGAVLDMVTDRVSTACLLVILSQVYRPGLVFLSLLALDISSHWLQMYSTFLVGKTSHKDVKDSSSWLFKLYYGNRMFMGYCCVSCEVLYITLFLLARNQTESLIDVLVNAATTSWIYLVLLALLLFGWAIKQFVNVIQMKTAADACVLYDINKKQ